The following proteins are encoded in a genomic region of Planctomycetaceae bacterium:
- a CDS encoding recombinase family protein, whose product MLASMASFHTEQQSIDVKEGIERRVESGLFPSRPPYGYQNVRIDGRSIIEVHPENARTIRRIFELYGYHSHTLDTLPDALVAEAIEYLPSTPKISRSKLYTMLTDRAYIGEIKFRGQWLPGTHTPIIDRRLWDRVQTLLGQKVYKSHQMTYASDLIECAHCGSPITGERKFKMTKSGEREYVYYRCTQYHKGDHPRIRLTENELDAQMLAIFDTLRVEDDEFRDLFREQLRQATNWDQDSAISKVAQLQEELASVRHRQKQLLNLRMLEEIDADTFASTNRDLRDRTAELLLEIEASDRGRNEIIDIAVKAFELSQSLWEKWFEADYAAKRRILEIICLNCSLDGASLVATMRKPFDLLAKGLLQKDSRDDKI is encoded by the coding sequence ATGCTGGCGAGCATGGCCAGCTTCCACACCGAACAGCAGTCCATCGACGTGAAGGAAGGCATCGAACGACGGGTCGAGAGTGGTCTGTTTCCCAGCCGACCGCCCTATGGCTACCAGAACGTCCGTATCGATGGCCGCAGCATCATCGAGGTTCACCCCGAGAATGCCCGGACCATCCGGCGCATCTTCGAGTTGTATGGGTATCACAGTCACACACTCGACACGCTTCCCGACGCTCTGGTGGCCGAGGCGATCGAATACCTCCCGTCCACTCCGAAGATCAGTCGCAGCAAGCTCTACACGATGCTGACCGACCGTGCGTACATCGGAGAAATCAAGTTCCGGGGGCAGTGGCTTCCCGGCACACACACGCCGATCATCGACCGGCGACTCTGGGATCGGGTCCAGACCCTCCTCGGTCAGAAAGTCTACAAGTCGCACCAGATGACCTACGCCAGCGATCTGATTGAGTGTGCCCACTGCGGCTCGCCGATCACCGGCGAGCGGAAGTTCAAGATGACGAAGAGCGGGGAGCGGGAATACGTCTACTACCGATGCACCCAGTACCACAAAGGAGATCATCCCCGCATCCGCCTGACCGAGAACGAACTCGACGCCCAGATGCTCGCCATCTTTGACACCCTCCGTGTTGAGGACGACGAATTCCGTGATCTGTTCCGTGAGCAGCTTCGGCAGGCGACGAATTGGGATCAGGACAGCGCTATCTCTAAAGTAGCGCAGCTACAGGAAGAGCTTGCCTCGGTGCGGCACCGGCAGAAGCAACTGCTCAACCTGCGGATGCTGGAAGAGATCGACGCCGACACGTTTGCCTCGACGAACCGAGACTTGCGTGACCGAACCGCCGAGTTGCTGTTGGAAATCGAGGCTTCCGACCGTGGCCGGAACGAAATCATCGACATTGCGGTGAAAGCGTTTGAACTTTCGCAAAGCCTTTGGGAAAAATGGTTTGAGGCCGACTACGCCGCAAAACGTCGAATCCTCGAAATCATCTGTTTGAACTGCTCTCTCGATGGCGCAAGTCTAGTTGCCACAATGAGAAAGCCCTTCGACCTGTTGGCCAAAGGGCTTCTTCAGAAAGATAGTCGGGACGACAAGATTTGA
- a CDS encoding prolyl oligopeptidase family serine peptidase: protein MFRFCTAIALLLLAVNVPGVRAEQPPDTRREPVTDVYHGESVVDEYRWLEDAQDPAVKHWNAEQNDYARRFLDSLPGREQLRERIAEIMTATTVSYGTPVLRGGRFFALKRQPPKQQPFIVMFDSPNDPDRGKVLVDPNTMDSEGTTSIDWFEPSPDGKLLAVSLSVGGSEAGDVHVFDTESGEAVFEVVPRVNTGTAGGDLAWMPDSSGFFYTRHPRSGERPAEDMNFYQQAWFHKLGTPTADDRYELGADFPRIAEIEFEMHDASGQLLLTVQDGDGGRFAHYLKSPGENWRQFSAFEDETIQATFGSEDYLFVLTRRDAPRGRIVKVPTSTLDVESAVAVVAQSDDTIVNTFYHAPPGILATPTKLFVLYQLGGPSEVRVFSHDGAPQPGPKQMPVSSVGGLCPLSGDSILFSSESFVMPESVFRFDAQTGATTATALSSTSPVSFDDVEVKREFATSKDGTRIPLNIMIPASETADGPRPCIVYGYGGYAISLTPRFSAVRRVLFDAGIIYTVANIRGGGEFGEEWHQQGMLTRKQNVFDDFAAACRYMIDSGYTTSDRLATMGGSNGGLLMGATLTQHPQLMKAVVALVGIYDMLRVELSPNGSFNIPEFGSVQDPEQYAALRAYSPLHNVEFNTKYPAVLFVTGENDPRVDPMQSRKMTAKLQAATSGSEPILLRTSADAGHGADTPLDERIAQTVDVYSFLLHELAADK from the coding sequence ATGTTTCGTTTCTGCACTGCGATCGCGTTACTTCTGTTGGCGGTGAACGTGCCTGGCGTCAGGGCCGAACAGCCGCCGGATACCCGGCGCGAACCCGTTACGGATGTCTATCATGGTGAAAGCGTGGTCGACGAATATCGCTGGCTGGAAGACGCACAAGATCCGGCTGTGAAACACTGGAACGCGGAACAAAACGACTACGCTCGCAGGTTTCTTGACAGCCTGCCGGGACGCGAACAGCTTCGTGAACGCATCGCCGAAATCATGACGGCGACCACGGTCAGCTACGGGACTCCCGTGCTGCGCGGCGGCCGGTTTTTCGCGCTAAAACGGCAGCCGCCGAAGCAGCAGCCGTTCATTGTGATGTTTGATTCGCCAAATGATCCTGATCGCGGAAAAGTGCTGGTCGATCCGAACACGATGGATTCGGAAGGCACGACGTCGATCGACTGGTTCGAGCCGTCTCCGGACGGAAAGCTGCTGGCCGTGTCGCTGTCCGTGGGAGGCAGTGAGGCCGGCGATGTGCATGTGTTCGACACGGAATCCGGAGAAGCCGTGTTTGAAGTCGTGCCTCGCGTCAACACGGGCACGGCTGGCGGCGACCTGGCATGGATGCCGGACAGCAGCGGATTCTTTTACACGCGGCACCCGCGATCCGGTGAACGTCCCGCCGAAGATATGAACTTCTACCAGCAGGCGTGGTTTCACAAACTGGGAACACCGACGGCCGACGACCGCTACGAACTGGGTGCCGACTTTCCCCGCATCGCGGAAATCGAATTCGAGATGCATGACGCATCCGGTCAACTGCTGCTGACGGTCCAGGATGGCGACGGAGGCCGGTTCGCACACTATCTGAAATCCCCCGGCGAAAACTGGCGGCAGTTCAGCGCATTCGAAGACGAAACGATCCAGGCGACGTTTGGCAGCGAAGACTATCTGTTCGTGCTGACTCGCCGTGACGCTCCGCGCGGCCGCATCGTGAAGGTGCCGACGTCGACACTTGACGTGGAATCCGCTGTAGCCGTCGTCGCACAATCGGACGACACAATCGTCAACACGTTCTACCACGCGCCTCCCGGCATTCTGGCGACACCGACGAAGCTGTTCGTGCTGTATCAGTTGGGCGGGCCGTCTGAAGTGCGAGTCTTCAGCCACGACGGAGCACCGCAGCCCGGTCCGAAGCAGATGCCGGTATCGAGCGTCGGCGGATTGTGTCCCTTGTCCGGCGACAGCATTCTGTTCAGCAGCGAATCGTTTGTGATGCCCGAATCCGTGTTTCGCTTCGATGCGCAGACCGGTGCAACAACCGCGACGGCGCTGTCGTCGACGTCGCCCGTGTCGTTTGATGACGTAGAGGTGAAGCGTGAGTTTGCGACTTCGAAGGACGGGACGCGGATTCCGCTCAACATCATGATCCCCGCATCGGAAACAGCGGACGGGCCGCGTCCGTGTATCGTGTACGGTTACGGCGGTTACGCAATCAGCCTGACACCGCGATTCAGCGCCGTGCGCCGCGTGTTGTTTGATGCCGGAATCATCTACACCGTCGCCAACATTCGCGGCGGCGGAGAATTCGGCGAAGAATGGCACCAGCAGGGAATGCTGACCCGGAAGCAAAACGTGTTCGATGACTTTGCGGCGGCCTGTCGCTACATGATCGACAGCGGCTACACGACGTCTGACAGATTGGCGACGATGGGTGGCAGTAACGGCGGGCTGCTGATGGGAGCCACGCTGACTCAGCATCCGCAGCTCATGAAAGCCGTTGTCGCGCTCGTCGGGATCTACGACATGCTGCGAGTTGAGTTGTCGCCGAACGGAAGCTTCAACATCCCGGAGTTTGGGTCCGTGCAGGATCCGGAACAGTACGCGGCTCTGCGTGCGTACTCACCGCTGCACAACGTGGAATTCAACACGAAGTACCCCGCGGTTCTGTTCGTGACCGGCGAGAATGATCCGCGAGTCGATCCGATGCAGTCGCGAAAGATGACTGCGAAACTTCAGGCGGCGACATCCGGCAGCGAGCCGATCCTGCTTCGAACCAGTGCCGACGCCGGACACGGTGCCGACACACCGCTGGACGAACGCATTGCTCAGACCGTTGACGTCTATTCGTTTCTGCTTCATGAACTGGCCGCCGATAAGTGA
- a CDS encoding recombinase family protein, which translates to MRHYAERNNGEIVRLFRIAETASKYDERTTFKELMAFAKKNAHKLDGLLFYKVDRAARNLFDYAELERLESEFGVQFISVAQPTENTPAGRM; encoded by the coding sequence TTGCGCCACTATGCTGAGCGGAACAACGGTGAGATCGTCCGACTCTTTCGAATCGCTGAGACGGCCTCAAAATATGACGAACGCACCACCTTCAAGGAACTAATGGCCTTCGCCAAGAAGAACGCCCACAAACTCGATGGGTTGCTCTTCTACAAGGTGGATCGAGCCGCCCGAAATCTCTTCGACTATGCTGAGCTTGAGCGTCTGGAGTCCGAGTTCGGCGTCCAGTTCATCTCCGTGGCCCAGCCAACCGAGAACACGCCTGCCGGTCGGATGTAG
- a CDS encoding flavin prenyltransferase UbiX, protein MSADDAGIVLAVTGASGSAYALRLAQVLLSAGHRVELLFSDAARLVISRELGLPAPGDRDSFDIWRSFLETSLHSGLAADWGFSTLSGLSDISGSAIRVNSPNDFSAGIASGSFLTKGMIVCPCSMGTLSSIACGASTNLIQRAADVHLKERRPLVLVPRETPLGLVALRNMTTLTQAGATILPAMPGFYHEPRSLADVVDFIVARICDHLHVKHDLVKRWGADAE, encoded by the coding sequence ATGTCTGCTGATGATGCCGGAATTGTGCTCGCGGTAACCGGAGCCAGCGGGTCCGCCTACGCGCTCAGGCTGGCTCAGGTGCTGTTGTCGGCCGGACATCGGGTGGAACTGCTCTTCAGCGACGCGGCCCGGCTGGTGATTTCGCGAGAACTCGGACTTCCAGCGCCGGGCGATCGTGATTCGTTCGATATCTGGCGAAGCTTTCTGGAAACGAGCCTGCACAGCGGACTTGCCGCCGACTGGGGGTTCTCGACGCTTTCGGGATTGTCCGACATCTCCGGCAGCGCGATTCGCGTGAACTCACCGAACGACTTTTCCGCGGGAATCGCCAGCGGTTCGTTTCTGACGAAGGGCATGATTGTGTGTCCGTGTTCCATGGGCACGCTGTCGTCCATCGCCTGCGGAGCGTCGACGAATCTGATTCAGCGAGCCGCCGACGTGCATCTGAAGGAACGCCGGCCGCTGGTGCTTGTCCCGCGCGAAACGCCGCTGGGACTGGTGGCTCTGCGGAATATGACGACGCTGACTCAGGCTGGTGCCACAATCCTGCCCGCGATGCCGGGCTTCTACCACGAACCTCGCAGCCTGGCGGACGTGGTCGATTTCATCGTCGCACGAATCTGCGATCATCTGCACGTGAAACATGACCTTGTGAAGCGCTGGGGAGCCGACGCCGAATAA
- a CDS encoding cupin domain-containing protein, translated as MQFIQADSGSFVPASHEDPGRPGVLKRVIATNRQLQRGRVQMLNWSRLPAESSFRPHYHEDMQEIFVLLTGQVMMRCGDDEAMMQPGDTVIVEPREVHEMTNLLQTDAEYLVFGISSEEGGRTVVVG; from the coding sequence GTGCAATTCATTCAGGCTGATTCCGGATCGTTCGTCCCCGCGTCTCACGAAGACCCCGGCAGGCCCGGCGTCCTGAAACGCGTGATCGCCACCAACCGGCAACTGCAGCGCGGCCGCGTGCAGATGCTGAACTGGTCGCGCCTGCCGGCAGAATCATCGTTTCGTCCGCACTACCACGAGGACATGCAGGAAATTTTTGTGCTGCTGACAGGCCAGGTCATGATGCGCTGCGGCGACGACGAGGCCATGATGCAGCCGGGCGATACGGTCATCGTCGAACCGCGGGAAGTGCATGAAATGACAAACCTGCTGCAGACCGACGCGGAGTACCTCGTGTTCGGGATTTCGTCAGAAGAAGGCGGCCGGACCGTGGTCGTCGGATAA
- a CDS encoding alpha/beta hydrolase-fold protein, whose translation MTHIPHVIALISATVLLSVFVSGSSADDDADAIYELGPDSQRHESVPQGSVTTHTWKSSVFEGTIREYFVYVPAQYDGSKPACLMVFQDGHAYVDENGQMRVPVVFDNLIHRGELPVIVGLFINPGHRDDNQPENRWRANNRSLEYDTLSDQYARFLIEELLPHVVKEHNLNLSDDPKDRAICGMSSGGICAFTAAWNHPEWFHKVLSHIGSFTNIRGGHNYEAIIRKTDRKPIRVFLQDGKNDLNNEHGNWWLANLQMDSALAFKDYDYRFEPGEGRHNGRHGGAILPDSLRWLWRDHADVRSSSGPADPGANPDPPADPSSPEQ comes from the coding sequence ATGACACACATTCCCCACGTCATCGCCCTGATTTCCGCAACAGTGCTGCTGTCTGTGTTCGTGTCCGGCTCATCGGCCGACGATGACGCCGATGCGATCTACGAACTCGGACCGGACTCTCAGCGGCACGAAAGCGTTCCGCAGGGCAGCGTCACGACTCACACATGGAAAAGCAGCGTCTTCGAAGGCACGATTCGCGAATACTTCGTCTACGTTCCCGCACAATACGATGGCAGCAAACCCGCCTGTCTGATGGTCTTTCAGGACGGCCATGCCTACGTCGACGAAAATGGCCAGATGCGAGTGCCCGTGGTCTTCGACAACCTGATTCACAGGGGCGAACTTCCGGTGATTGTCGGACTGTTCATCAACCCCGGACACAGGGACGACAATCAGCCGGAGAATCGCTGGCGAGCCAACAACCGCAGCCTCGAATACGACACGCTCAGCGATCAATACGCAAGATTTCTGATCGAAGAACTTCTGCCGCATGTCGTGAAGGAACACAATCTGAATCTGTCCGACGATCCGAAGGATCGAGCTATCTGCGGGATGTCGTCAGGCGGCATCTGTGCATTTACCGCAGCCTGGAATCATCCGGAATGGTTCCACAAGGTGCTCAGTCACATCGGCAGCTTTACCAACATTCGCGGCGGTCACAACTACGAAGCCATAATCCGCAAGACCGACCGCAAGCCGATCCGCGTGTTTCTGCAGGACGGCAAGAACGACCTGAACAACGAACACGGCAACTGGTGGCTGGCCAACCTGCAGATGGACTCCGCCCTGGCATTCAAGGACTACGACTATCGGTTCGAACCCGGTGAAGGGCGCCACAACGGACGGCACGGAGGAGCAATCCTGCCCGATTCCCTGCGCTGGCTGTGGCGCGATCACGCAGACGTCCGATCATCATCCGGACCCGCTGACCCAGGTGCGAACCCCGATCCGCCCGCGGATCCCTCATCACCGGAACAGTAA
- a CDS encoding integrase core domain-containing protein, with amino-acid sequence MRQSMSRPDNCYDNAIMESCFGTIKTELEMTEYRSMRLARNEIRGYLCYYDLERRHSSLKYLTPAQFESLTNHPK; translated from the coding sequence ATGCGTCAAAGCATGAGCCGTCCGGACAACTGCTATGACAACGCGATCATGGAAAGCTGCTTTGGAACGATCAAGACGGAACTGGAAATGACCGAATACAGGAGTATGCGGCTGGCCCGAAACGAGATCCGGGGATACCTCTGCTACTACGACCTGGAACGCCGACACTCCAGCCTCAAATACCTCACCCCGGCTCAGTTCGAATCACTCACCAACCACCCGAAATAA
- the glpQ gene encoding glycerophosphodiester phosphodiesterase has protein sequence MKKSVIETCETPGVGSSGDRKLIGARTFSDGTHSGTNPKFGRRPPATLPRLLRRIVVPAIVVAAVRCSAAHAQPVTDPSPDPTAAQPVAHQKIERTPIVIAHRGASGYLPEHTTEAAAFAHALGADFIEQDAVLSRDGIPVVLHDIILDDVTSVAAVFPNRSRDDGHWYVMDFTLAELRRLAVHERSSESRAWKDAGTRFPLDTDLFRIATLEEHLRLIQGLNKSRGTNTGVYVEVKSPAEHRAAGLDASRAILHVLNEAGYRDADDRIFLQCFDESEVRRLRTELDCRLPLIQLLSKQPSTEQIARIAEVADGLGLHLEAVIAGSRETPEGSVPDVTDAVRVAHEHALQVHVWTLRTDALPMFAESAGQLLNWLGKDAGVDGIFTDQPDIVLNWRRSVEDGALQKGPFHLLNGRQNSKTEEEQ, from the coding sequence ATGAAGAAATCCGTCATCGAAACCTGCGAGACTCCCGGCGTCGGAAGTTCCGGCGATCGTAAACTGATCGGCGCCCGAACCTTCTCCGACGGAACCCATTCCGGTACGAATCCGAAATTCGGACGCCGGCCACCGGCGACACTTCCCCGATTGCTCCGGCGAATCGTCGTACCCGCGATTGTTGTCGCCGCTGTTCGATGCAGCGCCGCCCACGCTCAGCCTGTGACTGATCCATCGCCGGACCCGACCGCAGCGCAGCCGGTGGCGCATCAGAAGATCGAACGCACGCCGATCGTGATCGCCCACCGCGGCGCATCCGGATACCTGCCGGAACATACCACCGAAGCCGCCGCGTTCGCTCACGCACTGGGAGCTGACTTCATCGAACAGGACGCCGTACTGTCCCGTGACGGCATTCCCGTCGTGCTGCACGACATCATTCTGGACGACGTCACCAGCGTTGCTGCCGTGTTCCCGAACCGATCGCGTGACGACGGTCACTGGTATGTCATGGACTTTACGCTCGCCGAACTTCGCCGGCTTGCCGTTCACGAACGCAGTTCTGAGTCGCGAGCCTGGAAGGACGCCGGAACCAGGTTTCCTCTCGACACCGACCTGTTCCGCATTGCGACGCTGGAAGAACATCTGCGACTGATTCAGGGGCTGAATAAGTCTCGCGGCACAAACACCGGTGTGTACGTTGAAGTGAAGTCCCCCGCCGAACACCGCGCGGCCGGCCTGGACGCGTCCCGCGCCATTCTGCATGTGCTGAACGAAGCCGGCTATCGTGACGCCGATGACCGAATCTTTCTGCAGTGCTTCGACGAATCCGAAGTGCGCCGCCTGCGCACGGAACTTGACTGCCGGCTGCCGCTGATTCAACTGCTTTCCAAACAACCGTCGACCGAACAGATCGCTCGCATCGCCGAAGTCGCTGACGGACTCGGTCTGCATCTCGAAGCCGTTATCGCCGGTTCAAGGGAAACTCCCGAAGGTTCGGTTCCGGACGTGACCGATGCTGTCCGCGTTGCTCACGAACACGCGCTGCAGGTTCATGTCTGGACGCTGCGGACCGACGCGCTGCCTATGTTCGCAGAGTCCGCCGGGCAACTGCTGAACTGGCTGGGAAAGGATGCCGGAGTCGACGGGATCTTTACCGATCAGCCCGATATCGTCCTGAACTGGCGCAGATCCGTTGAAGACGGAGCGCTTCAGAAAGGCCCGTTTCATCTGCTGAATGGAAGGCAGAATTCCAAAACCGAGGAAGAACAATGA
- a CDS encoding ATP-binding protein, producing the protein MINYRNFKKLLGETSLERKCRFLFGVALLLLLSGSFWLDAARTRQLVENQQVATARTLIPQLLWQRHYQRKLQQQFSKEERSTETGTAASVAVEEGHSAEETHASTDTGESESDAAVDPASVAVNEISDFEQKLGEASAAEADVDTNLILQWNLVLTTDEIPSDDQGFDAMEQFRSNAADDLFHFEKNEDGVRVLKYYQAIRASGLCLECHNGTSATDYRTLDIARDDSAATERTVPLTDEPRAKSDDREPGTYVAMASVTLSMANVEFQLGRNRAILLASAIITTFLAMLASYAIVRYIIVKPVLHLKDVSDEIALGNLNLRAEINTGDEFEELSHAFNRMLRHMTTVNDELRGLNDNLDAKVDQLAQANMELFNSNKLKDDFLATMSHELRTPLNSILGFSDILAGAANLNEKQQRYVTNIRTSGRNLMVQINDLLDLAKIESGQMKLQIGTVNAGDLIDVQVQQLMPLAEQKNIELKVTHPSPPLPDLKQDGGKMRQILTNLLSNAIKFTPEGGRVRVSSRLLDDDHFEICVEDTGIGIPLHEQESIFEKFRQGSTVPGQRDHMKREYGGTGLGLSIVRELSRLMGGDVHLESEYGKGSLFTLRLPIHSPPDGPEVRMSLESPTGKPPSRITSVDLLNQPLPASTADNGNAGSNRSGDS; encoded by the coding sequence GTGATCAATTATCGCAACTTCAAGAAGCTGCTCGGCGAAACCAGCCTGGAACGCAAGTGCCGGTTTCTGTTTGGCGTTGCGCTGCTGTTGCTGCTGTCTGGCAGCTTTTGGCTGGATGCTGCCCGCACTCGACAGCTCGTTGAAAATCAGCAGGTCGCGACCGCTCGCACGCTGATTCCGCAATTGCTGTGGCAGAGACATTATCAGCGGAAACTTCAGCAGCAATTCAGCAAAGAAGAACGTTCGACGGAAACCGGCACCGCCGCGTCCGTCGCCGTCGAAGAAGGCCATTCCGCCGAAGAAACACACGCTTCGACCGACACCGGCGAATCCGAATCCGATGCCGCGGTCGACCCGGCCAGCGTCGCTGTGAACGAAATCAGCGACTTCGAACAAAAGCTGGGAGAAGCCAGCGCCGCGGAAGCCGACGTCGATACGAACCTGATTCTGCAGTGGAACCTGGTTCTGACGACGGATGAAATTCCCAGCGACGACCAGGGCTTTGACGCGATGGAACAGTTTCGCAGCAACGCCGCTGACGATCTGTTTCATTTCGAAAAGAACGAAGACGGAGTTCGCGTGCTGAAATACTACCAGGCCATTCGCGCGTCCGGTTTGTGTCTGGAATGTCACAACGGCACGTCCGCGACGGATTACCGAACATTGGACATCGCCCGCGACGATTCGGCCGCGACCGAGCGAACGGTTCCGCTGACCGATGAACCTCGCGCGAAGTCGGATGACAGGGAACCCGGCACTTATGTGGCGATGGCCAGTGTGACGCTGTCGATGGCCAATGTGGAATTTCAGCTCGGCCGCAACCGTGCGATTCTGCTGGCGTCGGCGATCATCACGACGTTTCTGGCGATGCTGGCGTCCTATGCGATTGTGCGCTACATCATCGTCAAGCCGGTCCTGCACCTGAAGGACGTCAGCGACGAGATTGCTCTGGGAAATCTGAATCTTCGCGCAGAAATCAACACCGGTGACGAATTTGAAGAGCTCAGTCACGCCTTCAACCGCATGCTGCGGCACATGACAACCGTCAATGACGAATTGCGAGGACTGAACGACAACCTTGACGCGAAAGTCGATCAGCTGGCTCAGGCCAACATGGAACTGTTCAACAGCAACAAGCTGAAAGACGATTTTCTGGCGACGATGAGCCATGAACTGCGAACGCCGCTGAACAGCATTCTGGGCTTCAGCGATATCCTTGCCGGAGCCGCCAATCTGAACGAAAAACAACAGCGGTACGTCACCAACATTCGCACGTCCGGCCGCAACCTGATGGTTCAGATCAATGACCTGCTGGATCTGGCCAAGATTGAAAGCGGCCAGATGAAGCTGCAGATTGGCACTGTCAACGCCGGCGACCTGATCGATGTGCAGGTGCAGCAGCTGATGCCGCTCGCCGAACAAAAGAATATCGAACTAAAAGTCACGCACCCGTCTCCGCCACTGCCCGACTTGAAACAGGACGGCGGCAAGATGCGGCAGATTCTGACCAACCTGCTTTCCAACGCCATCAAGTTCACGCCCGAAGGAGGACGCGTGCGAGTCAGTTCGCGACTGCTGGACGACGACCACTTCGAAATCTGCGTCGAAGATACGGGCATCGGAATTCCGCTTCACGAACAGGAAAGCATCTTCGAAAAATTCCGCCAGGGATCGACGGTCCCCGGCCAGCGCGATCACATGAAGCGCGAATACGGCGGCACGGGTCTGGGACTTTCGATCGTCCGTGAACTGTCGCGGCTGATGGGCGGCGACGTGCATCTGGAAAGCGAATACGGCAAGGGCAGCCTGTTTACGCTGCGGCTGCCGATTCATTCTCCGCCGGACGGGCCGGAGGTTCGCATGTCGCTGGAAAGTCCCACCGGAAAACCACCCAGCCGAATTACATCCGTCGATCTGTTGAACCAGCCGCTGCCGGCTTCGACCGCCGACAACGGAAATGCCGGATCAAATCGCAGCGGCGATTCCTGA